DNA from Streptomyces sp. Edi2:
GTTGCTCGGGGGAGAGGACAGCCCGACGAATTCCTGTCGGCCGGTGGCCGGGTCAAACGCGTTGACGATGGCGTACGGAACGCCGGCTGCGGCCGCCAGCTCGGTTGCGATCGCGTCCAGCTGCGGGTCGACGCGGTCCAGGCCGAGGCGCTGCAGCAGTTGGGAACGGGCATCGGCGGCGGGGGTGTGGCGTGCGGGGATCATGGGCGGGCTCCGGGGGTGACGATCGGGGAGGCGGGGAGGCGGAACAGGGCGTGGCGGACGAGGTCGGTGAGGGCGTCGAGAACGGACTGCCGGTCGCGGACGTCACACGCGATGACCGGGACGCTGGCTTCCAGGCGTAGGGCATCGCGGACCTCGTCGAGCAGGTAGCGCGGGGCGTGGTCGAAGAGGTTCACCGCGACGAGAAAGGGCAGCTTCTGTGCCTCGAAGTAGGCCACGACATCGAAGGCGTCCTCCAAACGGCGGGTGTCGACCAGCACAACGGCGCCGGCCGCCCGGTAGGAGAGGTCGTCCCAGATGTTGCTGAAGCGGTTCTGTCCAGGGGTGCCGAAGAGCATCAGCACGATGCCGTGTTCCGGATCCCCGGTGGGGAGGGTGATCCTGCCGAAGTCCATGGCCACAGTCGTGGTCGTCTTGGACTCCACCCCCGCCAGGACGTCGATGCCCTCGCTGGCCTGGGTCATGACGGCTTCGGTGAGCAGAGGCCGGACCTCCGTGACCGCGCTGACCAGGGTCGTCTTACCGGTGCCGAAGGCCCCGGACACCACGATCTTGACCTTGCGCAGGCGCGGAGGCGACGGCTCAGAGGGCGCGTAAACCGACAAGGACCTTCTCCAGGAGTTCTCGGTCGGGGCCGTCGTCGCTCTCAGCGATGGCCAGGGCATGGAGGTGGAGCAGATCGGCGGCGAGAATCTTGGCCACCTGTACGGGCTGACCCAGATGGAATGCGATCTCGGCGACCGCCTGGGGAGTCGCGCACAGCCACCGGATCCGCTCGCCCTCCGGCCCGAGGTCGACCTCGGCAGGCGTCGGCCGGGCGGCCAGCAGCGTGTCCAGCTGCAGCTCGTATGCGGGACGGGTGCGCCCGCCGGTGAGCGTGTAGGGCCGTAGTCGCTGCCGGCTCGCAGGGACGGCAGTTCCCTGGTCGGGGACAGCCACGTCACTGGGCCGGCCGGGTTGCCGCGGGGCCGGTAGCGAGCGGGGCGCTGCGGACTGGGTCGAGCAGATGCGCATACATCTGCTCGATCCACTGCCGCATCTCGTAGCCGACCGCGCCCACGTCGGCCGTTGCGGTGGTCCGCACCGCCAGCAGCGCACCGCTCATGTGCGGGACGGTGTGCGGGCCGTCCGCCCGCATGATGAACAGCGTGCCGGAGTCATGCTCGATGGCCGTCTGCTGCACCTGGCCCGGCGCGCCGTGGAAGACCCCGCTCGACAAGGAGGCGAGCCCGCTGACCCCCGCGGCGAGTCGGTCCGCGTCCTTGTCCGAGAGTCCTGCGCGTTCCTTCGCGAGACCGTCGGAGGTGACGAGGACGGCCACCTCTACGCCGGGGACGCGGCTGACGAAGTCCGCCAGGAGTTGGCCCAGAGCGCTCAACTCGGTGGTGTGCTGTGACATGGAGATTCTCCAGATGAGGGGGAGGGCGAGGTCACTCGCCGGGGAAGGTGCGGGGTGCCGCCTGCTGCGCCCCCGCGCGGAAGTTCGCAAAGAGTCCGGGTGTGGGGCCTCTGGTGGCCACCGGTGCAGGGGCGGACCGGGCGTCTCTCGGTGAGGCCGTGTCAGGGCGCCGCGGCAGGGGGGCGCGCCCCGCCGTGGGGGCCTCGGCAGCATGTCGGCGCTCGTCCGCTTCCATCGCCAACGGATGCGCAGCCACCACGGGATGAGCCGCTCCGGCACGACTCTGGTGCACTTCGAGGCCGGGGCGCAGGTGCTGGGGCGTTGAGGCCTCCGCCGGCGCGGTCTCGTGCTGGTGCACAGGCAGGGGGGCGGTCATCAGGGCGGTGTTGGGTATGAACGCGAAGGCGCTCACTCCGGGCCCATCATTGTTCGCCTGCAATTGCACGTTGATCCCGCAGCGTTGGGCGAGCTGTCCGGTGAC
Protein-coding regions in this window:
- a CDS encoding ATP/GTP-binding protein, producing the protein MSVYAPSEPSPPRLRKVKIVVSGAFGTGKTTLVSAVTEVRPLLTEAVMTQASEGIDVLAGVESKTTTTVAMDFGRITLPTGDPEHGIVLMLFGTPGQNRFSNIWDDLSYRAAGAVVLVDTRRLEDAFDVVAYFEAQKLPFLVAVNLFDHAPRYLLDEVRDALRLEASVPVIACDVRDRQSVLDALTDLVRHALFRLPASPIVTPGARP
- a CDS encoding DUF742 domain-containing protein gives rise to the protein MAVPDQGTAVPASRQRLRPYTLTGGRTRPAYELQLDTLLAARPTPAEVDLGPEGERIRWLCATPQAVAEIAFHLGQPVQVAKILAADLLHLHALAIAESDDGPDRELLEKVLVGLRAL
- a CDS encoding roadblock/LC7 domain-containing protein, yielding MSQHTTELSALGQLLADFVSRVPGVEVAVLVTSDGLAKERAGLSDKDADRLAAGVSGLASLSSGVFHGAPGQVQQTAIEHDSGTLFIMRADGPHTVPHMSGALLAVRTTATADVGAVGYEMRQWIEQMYAHLLDPVRSAPLATGPAATRPAQ